The Paenibacillus macerans genome includes a window with the following:
- a CDS encoding L-lactate dehydrogenase, with the protein MKTQLRSSRVVIIGTGAVGATTAYTLLLRERISELVLIDANKEKALGEALDMNHGLPFTGGVKLWAGDYSDCADADIIVIAAGASQRPGETRIDLLKRNAGIFDSIIQNIVKYNNHGIILVATNPVDILAYVTLKKSGFPSNRVIGSGTLLDSARFRYLIGQNKKINPRSIHAHIIGEHGDSEVPLWSLANVAGIGLEFNEQEREEIFNSTKNAAYEIINAKGATSYAIALALDRIIVSILQNEGSVLNVSTLLTDYNGVSDVYLGAPSIVDRTGVRQVLDLQLGDAELTQFQASANKLKSEIAKLEL; encoded by the coding sequence ATGAAAACCCAACTGCGCTCCAGCCGGGTCGTGATTATCGGTACCGGTGCCGTGGGGGCGACGACGGCGTACACGCTGCTGTTAAGAGAACGGATTTCCGAGCTCGTCCTGATCGATGCGAATAAGGAAAAAGCGCTTGGCGAAGCGCTCGACATGAATCACGGCCTGCCGTTTACCGGCGGGGTCAAGTTATGGGCAGGCGACTACAGCGATTGCGCGGACGCCGATATTATCGTCATTGCCGCCGGGGCTTCCCAGCGTCCCGGCGAAACCCGGATCGACCTGCTTAAGCGCAATGCCGGCATTTTTGACAGCATTATTCAAAACATCGTGAAGTACAACAATCATGGCATTATTCTGGTAGCTACCAACCCGGTCGATATCCTCGCTTACGTAACCTTGAAGAAGAGCGGATTTCCGTCGAACCGTGTCATCGGCTCCGGTACGCTGCTCGACAGCGCCCGTTTCCGCTATTTGATCGGACAGAACAAAAAAATCAACCCGCGCAGCATTCACGCGCATATCATCGGGGAGCACGGCGATTCCGAGGTGCCGCTGTGGAGCTTGGCGAACGTGGCCGGCATCGGCCTGGAGTTCAACGAACAAGAGCGCGAGGAGATATTTAACAGCACCAAAAACGCCGCTTATGAAATCATTAACGCCAAAGGAGCCACCTCCTACGCGATCGCGCTGGCTTTGGACCGGATTATCGTGTCGATTTTGCAAAACGAAGGTTCCGTGCTGAACGTCTCCACCCTGCTGACCGATTACAACGGAGTTTCGGACGTCTATCTCGGCGCACCGAGCATCGTGGATCGCACCGGTGTACGCCAAGTGCTCGATTTGCAGCTAGGCGACGCGGAATTGACGCAGTTCCAAGCTTCGGCCAACAAGCTGAAATCGGAAATCGCCAAGCTGGAGCTGTAA
- a CDS encoding MFS transporter, whose protein sequence is MSSSTSSAKTAPLSGTSSHLELGEPSLLKQPKSVWAVFFASIIAFMGLGLVDPILPAISASLNATPSQVTLLFTSYNAVMAVAMLITGAISSRIGIKWTLLAGIVVIAVFSALGGMAGDVWTIIGLRGGWGLGNALFVATALSAIVTLSSSGTGKAVILYEAAVGLGISVGPLLGGWLGAISWRGPFLGVASLMVIAFIGLILLMPKENKGEVTRSRTSILAPFKAMKHRPLVVLGLTACFYNFGFFTLMAYAPFVMGLDEHGLGYVFLAWGILLAITSVGTAPKLQEKFGTLKSMCAMLFLFSLVLLAMGIWTNSPWVIIAAVIFAGALLGNNNTLITTAVMNAAPIERSTASASYSFLRFLGGAVAPFLAGKLAEWYNPHVPFIVGAGFVMLAVVFIALNRKHVQHVDQVESAH, encoded by the coding sequence ATGTCATCATCTACATCATCGGCCAAAACCGCGCCGCTAAGCGGTACATCAAGCCATTTGGAGCTTGGGGAACCAAGCTTGCTGAAACAACCTAAGTCCGTATGGGCTGTTTTTTTTGCCTCGATCATCGCCTTTATGGGTCTTGGTCTCGTCGATCCGATCCTTCCGGCGATTTCCGCAAGCCTGAACGCTACGCCCAGCCAGGTTACCCTACTGTTTACGAGCTATAACGCCGTCATGGCGGTGGCCATGCTGATTACGGGGGCGATTTCGTCCCGCATCGGCATCAAATGGACGCTACTGGCCGGCATCGTCGTCATCGCCGTCTTTTCGGCGCTTGGGGGCATGGCCGGCGACGTGTGGACGATCATCGGGCTGCGCGGCGGCTGGGGCCTCGGCAACGCTTTGTTCGTGGCCACCGCGTTATCGGCTATCGTTACGCTGTCAAGCAGCGGCACGGGCAAAGCGGTCATCCTATATGAAGCGGCGGTTGGTCTGGGCATTTCAGTCGGACCGCTGCTCGGGGGCTGGCTTGGCGCCATTTCCTGGAGAGGCCCGTTTCTCGGCGTCGCCTCGCTGATGGTCATCGCATTCATTGGACTCATTTTGCTGATGCCCAAGGAGAACAAAGGGGAGGTCACACGCTCCCGCACCTCGATCCTGGCCCCGTTTAAGGCGATGAAACACCGCCCCCTGGTCGTATTGGGGCTGACCGCTTGCTTTTACAACTTTGGCTTTTTCACGCTGATGGCTTACGCTCCGTTTGTCATGGGACTCGATGAGCACGGGCTGGGTTACGTCTTCCTGGCTTGGGGGATTTTGCTGGCCATCACTTCGGTCGGCACCGCGCCGAAACTGCAGGAAAAATTCGGCACCCTCAAATCGATGTGCGCGATGCTGTTCCTGTTCTCTTTAGTGCTGCTGGCGATGGGCATTTGGACGAATTCACCTTGGGTGATCATCGCCGCCGTTATTTTTGCCGGAGCGCTGCTCGGCAACAACAATACGCTGATCACGACGGCGGTCATGAACGCAGCGCCGATAGAGCGGTCCACCGCGTCCGCCTCCTACAGCTTTCTCCGCTTTTTGGGAGGCGCGGTTGCTCCGTTTTTGGCCGGGAAGCTCGCCGAATGGTACAACCCGCACGTGCCGTTCATCGTCGGAGCCGGGTTCGTCATGCTGGCGGTCGTGTTCATTGCATTAAACCGCAAACATGTGCAGCACGTCGACCAGGTGGAATCGGCGCATTAA
- a CDS encoding RNA polymerase sigma factor produces MPNRLQCLLSANYSELDEDEQKQVYEAFYEWVYGTIYLIVKDHQATEDIIQEAFLKVMLKKPVFKAEASLRAWLRTVSRNMAITYLRKNKKYMQNLEQTSAIGELAAASWKDGSVEDSVETKLMEEAIVTYLRRLKPEYRIMVEYRWRLGLSYREIADKLGVCENIVRQRLFRTREGIKKKLYNEWERSRHT; encoded by the coding sequence ATGCCAAACCGGTTGCAGTGCCTGCTGTCCGCCAATTATTCGGAGTTGGACGAGGACGAGCAAAAACAAGTGTACGAAGCATTTTATGAATGGGTATACGGCACCATCTATCTTATTGTCAAGGATCATCAGGCCACGGAGGACATCATCCAGGAGGCCTTCCTGAAGGTTATGCTGAAGAAGCCCGTCTTTAAGGCGGAAGCGAGCTTGCGGGCTTGGCTAAGGACAGTATCCCGCAATATGGCGATCACCTATCTGCGCAAGAACAAAAAGTATATGCAAAATTTGGAGCAGACATCCGCCATCGGCGAGTTGGCTGCCGCCTCCTGGAAAGACGGCTCCGTCGAGGACTCGGTAGAGACGAAGCTGATGGAAGAAGCGATCGTTACGTATTTGCGCCGCTTGAAGCCGGAGTACCGCATCATGGTCGAATACCGCTGGCGGCTGGGGTTAAGCTACAGGGAAATCGCCGATAAGCTGGGCGTTTGCGAAAATATCGTCCGGCAGCGGCTGTTCCGCACCCGGGAAGGCATCAAGAAAAAGCTATATAACGAATGGGAAAGAAGCCGGCATACGTAA
- a CDS encoding hemolysin family protein produces MSDPLPSLLHVGLMVLLVLLNGFFVSAEFAIVKVRSSRIDAMVEEGRRRAAIVKRHLDHLDGYLSACQVGITLSSLGLGWLGEPVVARLLSPLFELTGLGERPVYLISLTVAFILIAVLHIVLGELSPKTIAVRKAETITLWFAWPMLLFYRIMYPFIWILNHLSSGLLRLFKISPVSGQDSVHTEEEIRVMMKESSESGLIDSTEMSLVDNIFEFADTTAREIMIPRTEMICLYTQHSLEENLEIALEGTRTRYPVCHRDKDHIIGFIHIKDLIRSNTRNLRDLIRPIMAVPESIQISDLMKRMQRGRTQIAILIDEYGGTSGMVTLEDIVEEIVGEIQDEFDEERPGIEQVEPGVYSVDGLMLIESINDRFGLELDSDDYDTIGGWLYSRIEILPPQVGQTVEYGEFVYVVEETDNKRISRVKLIRQQLQPLEEAGA; encoded by the coding sequence TTGAGTGACCCTTTACCGAGTCTTCTGCATGTAGGACTGATGGTGCTGCTGGTATTGCTGAACGGATTTTTCGTGTCCGCCGAATTTGCGATCGTCAAGGTTCGAAGCTCCCGCATCGACGCGATGGTGGAGGAAGGGCGAAGGAGAGCCGCGATCGTAAAAAGGCATTTGGATCATCTGGACGGTTACTTATCGGCGTGCCAGGTGGGCATCACGCTCAGCTCGCTGGGGCTGGGGTGGCTGGGCGAGCCGGTTGTGGCCCGGCTGCTAAGCCCGCTGTTTGAACTGACGGGTCTGGGCGAAAGGCCGGTTTATCTCATCTCGTTAACGGTTGCTTTTATTCTCATCGCCGTCCTGCACATCGTTCTGGGAGAGCTCTCCCCGAAAACGATCGCCGTCCGCAAGGCGGAAACCATCACATTATGGTTTGCCTGGCCGATGCTGCTGTTTTACCGTATCATGTATCCGTTCATTTGGATTCTGAACCATCTGTCGTCCGGCCTCTTGCGTCTGTTTAAGATTTCGCCGGTTTCGGGGCAGGACTCCGTGCATACGGAGGAAGAAATCCGGGTCATGATGAAGGAAAGCAGCGAAAGCGGCTTGATCGACAGCACGGAGATGTCGCTTGTAGACAACATTTTTGAATTCGCCGATACGACGGCGCGGGAAATTATGATTCCCCGGACCGAAATGATTTGCCTTTATACCCAGCATTCGCTGGAGGAAAACCTGGAAATCGCCTTGGAAGGCACAAGAACCCGATATCCCGTATGTCATCGGGATAAGGACCATATTATCGGATTTATCCATATTAAAGATTTGATCCGCTCGAATACCCGGAATTTGCGCGACCTGATCCGGCCGATCATGGCGGTCCCGGAATCCATCCAAATCAGCGATTTGATGAAACGGATGCAGCGGGGAAGAACGCAGATCGCCATCTTGATCGACGAATACGGGGGAACCTCCGGCATGGTGACGCTTGAAGATATCGTCGAAGAAATCGTCGGCGAAATTCAAGATGAGTTCGACGAGGAACGTCCCGGAATCGAGCAGGTTGAACCGGGCGTCTATTCCGTGGACGGACTCATGCTGATCGAATCGATCAATGACCGGTTTGGTCTGGAACTCGACTCCGACGATTACGATACGATTGGCGGGTGGCTTTATTCCCGGATCGAGATTTTGCCGCCGCAGGTGGGCCAAACCGTGGAATACGGCGAATTTGTTTATGTGGTGGAAGAAACCGACAACAAGAGAATTTCACGCGTCAAATTAATCCGGCAGCAGCTTCAGCCGCTGGAAGAGGCCGGCGCATAA
- a CDS encoding CBS domain-containing protein, whose protein sequence is MQAHEMMIKQVYKVKESDTVRSVIERFIEHRISGLPVVNERNEIVSYISDGDIMRYIGKHRDVVVDSIYYVAVFKGDQEAYEERARRLLDLNVMEIGKKKVIKVSWDEEIENIAAILGKKQIKKLPVERNGVLVGIISRGDVIRHSFKSLM, encoded by the coding sequence ATGCAAGCGCATGAAATGATGATCAAGCAGGTCTACAAAGTGAAGGAAAGCGATACGGTCCGTTCGGTGATTGAAAGGTTCATCGAGCATCGGATCAGCGGGCTGCCCGTCGTGAACGAACGAAACGAAATCGTTTCATATATCAGCGACGGGGACATCATGCGCTACATCGGCAAACATCGCGACGTTGTCGTTGACTCGATCTATTATGTGGCCGTCTTCAAAGGGGATCAGGAAGCTTACGAGGAAAGAGCGCGAAGATTGCTGGATCTCAACGTGATGGAAATCGGCAAAAAGAAAGTCATTAAAGTTTCATGGGATGAAGAAATTGAGAACATTGCGGCGATATTGGGGAAAAAGCAAATCAAAAAGCTTCCCGTCGAGCGTAATGGGGTGCTCGTGGGCATCATCAGCCGCGGGGATGTCATCCGGCATTCCTTCAAATCTTTAATGTAA
- a CDS encoding polysaccharide deacetylase family protein produces the protein MSYINRSTQKHSTRTARAKSKRKAKGVAVTAVALSVVSLTLSGFAVYSYLKQHTASSIVKHSTTAVVSANLAGKNEGTVVQPSTKPEPSTPAETTPPAATPTDSKAANSEPVKQSAVKQPKVIYLTFDDGPSKHTQEIMDILARYQIHGTFFMIGNQLSGHEQTVKDAVEAGNYVGLHSMSHNKKKIYESGNSDNFIKEFKQEQKLMAKITGVSPTLIRAPYGSKPEIGEQFRGEIADAGFKMWDWTVDSQDWRYSGNPKRILKEVKRQVHRDTEVILMHEKAQTVEILPEVIEYLQKKGYAFAVYKPNHHVSVNFAKDKRL, from the coding sequence ATGTCGTACATCAACAGAAGCACACAGAAGCATTCCACCCGCACCGCGCGCGCGAAGTCCAAGCGGAAAGCAAAAGGGGTTGCGGTTACCGCCGTGGCGCTTTCCGTCGTATCATTAACCTTGTCGGGATTTGCCGTATATTCGTATTTGAAGCAGCATACGGCAAGCTCAATCGTCAAACACTCCACAACGGCTGTCGTGTCCGCTAATCTGGCCGGCAAAAATGAAGGCACTGTCGTCCAGCCGTCGACAAAACCGGAGCCGTCGACACCGGCTGAAACAACTCCGCCTGCCGCCACTCCAACCGACTCAAAAGCTGCGAACTCTGAGCCTGTAAAACAGTCCGCCGTTAAGCAGCCGAAGGTGATCTATTTGACTTTCGACGATGGCCCTAGCAAACATACACAGGAAATCATGGACATTTTAGCCAGATATCAAATTCACGGCACCTTCTTTATGATCGGAAATCAGCTATCCGGCCATGAGCAAACCGTGAAGGATGCGGTTGAAGCCGGCAACTATGTCGGACTGCACAGTATGAGCCACAACAAGAAAAAAATTTATGAGAGCGGAAATTCGGATAACTTCATCAAAGAATTCAAGCAGGAACAAAAGCTGATGGCTAAGATCACCGGAGTTTCGCCAACGCTCATCCGGGCGCCGTACGGCAGCAAACCGGAGATCGGCGAGCAATTCCGCGGCGAAATCGCCGACGCGGGCTTTAAAATGTGGGATTGGACGGTCGATTCCCAGGATTGGCGGTATTCGGGCAACCCCAAGCGTATTTTGAAGGAGGTCAAGCGCCAGGTGCACCGGGATACCGAAGTGATTTTAATGCACGAAAAGGCGCAAACCGTGGAAATCCTTCCGGAGGTTATCGAATATTTGCAGAAAAAAGGGTACGCCTTTGCCGTTTACAAGCCCAATCACCATGTCAGCGTAAATTTTGCCAAAGATAAGCGGCTGTAA
- a CDS encoding cell wall hydrolase: protein MAVIKANSEDVKLLARLMRAEAEGEGEQGMLMVGNVGVNRILGNCLDFQNIRLMKQMVFQSPGGFEATQKGYFYQRARDRDIRLARRVIGGERIRPASNALWFFRPAGNCPGTWYNQQNTGRFKSHCFFAPSAQNCPGVY, encoded by the coding sequence TTGGCGGTCATTAAAGCAAACTCGGAAGACGTCAAGCTGCTGGCGCGCCTTATGCGCGCGGAAGCGGAAGGCGAGGGGGAGCAAGGGATGCTGATGGTTGGGAACGTAGGCGTTAACCGGATACTGGGCAATTGCCTTGATTTTCAGAATATACGCCTAATGAAGCAAATGGTGTTTCAATCCCCAGGCGGCTTTGAAGCGACGCAAAAAGGATACTTCTACCAAAGGGCCCGCGATCGGGATATCCGTTTAGCCCGGAGGGTGATAGGCGGAGAGCGGATACGGCCAGCGTCCAATGCGCTGTGGTTCTTCAGGCCCGCCGGCAATTGCCCGGGGACCTGGTACAATCAGCAGAATACCGGGCGTTTCAAATCGCATTGCTTCTTTGCCCCCAGCGCGCAAAATTGCCCGGGCGTTTATTAA
- a CDS encoding MFS transporter, translated as MKRLIWLGCWSYLLIGLAHVVVGSLMPNLLEQYGKDYSAGGSLIFAQFAGFLVGVLVSPLLLAKFGKIYGLLIATGMLCTAEVCYSLLPPWEWMYAIGAVAGFGFGMIEAVIGTIILVAVTEGTAVAMSRLEVFFGLGALLMPVAAGFFIRAEAWRFSFLVVAGLAFIMLFAWGRGNFGEFRGALYAKGKRQDKKGGWLKQYQGARGLLLAVFIVFFFFYVGTEMSFVNFLPSLLIEKLGLDKPTAAFSVTLFWIAMTCGRLVAGIIAEKISYSRYVLWSCIVSFALIALFSLTGGKVVTYILILLFGLFMSGLFSIALVFANKLLVGAEESTPSLLIASGGVGGAVLPLIMGKTMDLGGAYASSWLLAGFLMLLALLSIFAVFIQRSRGSALAAAVSAESNG; from the coding sequence ATGAAAAGATTAATCTGGCTGGGATGCTGGTCATACCTGCTGATCGGCCTAGCTCATGTCGTCGTCGGCTCTTTGATGCCTAATCTGCTGGAACAATACGGCAAAGATTACAGCGCGGGAGGCAGCCTTATTTTTGCTCAATTCGCCGGATTTTTGGTCGGCGTGCTGGTTTCGCCGCTGCTGCTGGCCAAATTCGGTAAAATTTACGGACTGTTGATTGCCACGGGGATGCTTTGCACTGCGGAGGTTTGCTATTCGCTGCTGCCGCCTTGGGAATGGATGTACGCCATCGGGGCCGTGGCGGGGTTTGGATTCGGGATGATCGAGGCGGTGATCGGCACGATCATTCTCGTTGCGGTGACGGAAGGCACTGCGGTCGCCATGAGCCGGCTGGAGGTGTTTTTCGGGCTGGGCGCGCTGTTGATGCCGGTGGCCGCGGGATTTTTCATCCGCGCGGAGGCGTGGCGGTTTTCGTTCCTGGTCGTGGCCGGTTTGGCGTTTATCATGCTGTTTGCCTGGGGCAGGGGAAACTTCGGCGAATTCCGCGGCGCGCTGTATGCCAAAGGGAAGCGGCAGGATAAGAAGGGAGGATGGCTGAAGCAGTACCAGGGGGCCCGGGGACTGCTGCTCGCCGTATTTATCGTGTTTTTCTTTTTTTACGTCGGCACCGAAATGAGCTTCGTCAACTTCCTGCCGTCGCTGCTGATCGAGAAGCTGGGGCTTGATAAACCAACTGCGGCGTTCAGCGTCACGCTGTTTTGGATCGCGATGACCTGCGGCCGTCTGGTCGCCGGCATCATTGCAGAAAAAATCTCCTACAGCCGTTATGTGCTCTGGAGCTGCATCGTCAGCTTTGCGCTGATTGCGCTGTTTTCCTTGACCGGGGGGAAGGTCGTTACATATATCCTCATATTGCTGTTTGGTCTGTTTATGTCCGGGCTGTTTTCGATCGCGCTCGTATTTGCCAATAAGCTGCTGGTCGGAGCCGAGGAGTCGACGCCAAGCCTGCTGATCGCATCCGGGGGAGTAGGGGGAGCCGTTCTGCCGTTGATCATGGGGAAAACGATGGATCTGGGCGGTGCTTACGCCTCGTCCTGGCTGCTGGCCGGCTTTCTGATGCTGCTCGCGCTGCTGAGCATCTTCGCCGTGTTCATTCAGCGAAGCCGGGGCAGCGCGCTGGCCGCCGCCGTATCGGCCGAAAGCAACGGGTAG
- the gerQ gene encoding spore coat protein GerQ, translated as MFTQSYRPAAYPAGYNTAPAQTGGAGFAAPMGGGAVVPPQVPSGSPMTPGGTVVPSAIPTFEQSYIENILRLNLGKVGTFYMTYENNREWNAKIFKGVLEAAGRDHIIISEPATGRRIILLMVNLDFATFDEPLYYQYPGTIGAPPPTR; from the coding sequence ATGTTTACCCAGTCTTACCGGCCGGCTGCCTATCCCGCCGGCTACAACACCGCTCCGGCCCAAACCGGGGGGGCGGGTTTTGCGGCTCCGATGGGAGGCGGGGCAGTCGTCCCGCCGCAAGTGCCGAGCGGCAGTCCGATGACGCCCGGCGGCACGGTAGTGCCTTCGGCCATTCCGACGTTTGAGCAATCCTACATTGAAAATATTTTACGCCTGAATCTGGGGAAAGTCGGCACCTTTTATATGACATACGAAAACAACCGGGAATGGAATGCCAAAATATTTAAAGGCGTTCTCGAAGCCGCCGGCCGCGACCATATCATTATCAGCGAACCGGCCACCGGCCGGCGGATCATTTTGCTCATGGTCAACCTTGACTTTGCCACGTTTGATGAACCTTTGTATTATCAATATCCCGGCACCATCGGCGCCCCGCCGCCTACAAGATGA
- a CDS encoding aminopeptidase has protein sequence MSDFQTKLEKYAELAVKVGVNIQQGQTLIINCAIDSAELVRLIVKKAYETGARFVKVNWSDDTVTRLRYDMAAEESFLDEPKWYAGEMLEYVENGAAVLHVMSSDPDLLSGVSTQRLTNHQKTYGKAMSKYREMQMSDKFSWSIVAVPSKAWAAKVFPDLPAEQQIDALWEAIFRTVRLDRLDPIAAWEEHIANLKQKSNYLNAKKYKKLHYIAPGTDLTIELPEGHLWVAAESINAKGHTFLANLPTEEVFTAPLKTGVNGTVSSTKPLSYRGTIVDRFSLTFENGRIVDYKAEVGQDVLKQLVELDEGSHYLGEVALVPHSSPISQSGILFYNTLFDENASNHLAIGNAYAFNLEGGKSMSKEELEQRGLNSSLAHEDFMVGSAEMDIFGIAEDGKEEPIFAKGNWAF, from the coding sequence ATGTCAGATTTTCAAACAAAATTGGAAAAATACGCTGAGCTGGCCGTAAAGGTCGGCGTAAACATTCAACAAGGCCAAACTTTGATCATCAACTGTGCGATCGATTCCGCCGAGCTGGTGCGGCTGATCGTGAAGAAAGCCTATGAAACCGGGGCCCGGTTCGTCAAAGTCAACTGGAGCGACGACACGGTTACCCGCCTGAGATACGATATGGCTGCTGAGGAATCTTTCCTGGACGAACCGAAATGGTATGCGGGAGAGATGCTCGAGTACGTGGAAAACGGCGCTGCCGTCCTGCATGTCATGTCCTCGGACCCCGATTTGCTCAGCGGCGTGTCCACACAGCGGTTAACCAATCACCAGAAAACTTACGGCAAGGCGATGAGCAAATATCGGGAAATGCAAATGTCCGATAAATTCAGCTGGTCGATCGTTGCCGTCCCTTCCAAGGCCTGGGCGGCCAAAGTGTTCCCGGATCTTCCCGCGGAGCAGCAGATCGACGCGCTTTGGGAAGCCATTTTCCGCACCGTCCGTCTGGACCGTCTTGATCCGATCGCGGCCTGGGAAGAGCATATCGCCAATCTGAAGCAGAAGTCCAATTATTTAAACGCCAAAAAATATAAGAAGCTTCATTACATAGCTCCCGGGACCGATCTGACGATCGAGCTGCCGGAAGGCCATCTCTGGGTTGCCGCCGAAAGCATTAACGCCAAAGGGCATACGTTTTTGGCCAACCTGCCCACCGAGGAAGTGTTCACCGCTCCGCTGAAAACCGGCGTCAACGGAACCGTGTCCAGCACCAAGCCGTTAAGCTATCGCGGCACGATCGTGGACCGCTTTTCGCTGACGTTCGAAAACGGCCGGATCGTCGATTACAAGGCGGAAGTCGGCCAGGACGTATTGAAGCAGCTGGTCGAGCTGGACGAAGGCTCCCATTATCTGGGCGAGGTGGCCTTGGTGCCGCACAGCTCCCCGATTTCTCAGTCCGGCATTCTGTTTTACAACACGCTGTTCGACGAAAATGCCTCCAATCATTTGGCGATCGGCAACGCGTATGCCTTCAATCTGGAGGGAGGAAAATCGATGTCCAAGGAAGAGCTGGAGCAGCGCGGCCTGAATTCCAGCTTGGCGCACGAAGACTTTATGGTCGGCTCGGCCGAGATGGACATTTTCGGGATTGCGGAGGACGGCAAGGAAGAACCGATTTTCGCCAAAGGCAACTGGGCTTTTTGA
- a CDS encoding DUF2500 domain-containing protein: protein MQSWVEMFEMMETALPILLVVLTAIVVISSAGGAWRFFAGSRQPVLSVNSVIVGKRTEVSHRHDTETAVNRSDTKYYVTFEVESGDRLEFAVSGLEYGQCAEGDEGKLTFQGRRYQSFERVRKTQRTEVEGFRKYRSTL from the coding sequence ATGCAGTCATGGGTGGAAATGTTTGAGATGATGGAAACCGCGCTGCCGATCCTGCTCGTTGTGCTCACGGCGATTGTTGTAATTTCATCGGCGGGAGGGGCATGGCGCTTTTTCGCCGGCAGCAGGCAGCCCGTACTCAGCGTAAATTCGGTGATCGTCGGGAAGCGGACGGAGGTTTCCCACCGCCATGATACCGAGACAGCGGTCAACCGTTCGGACACGAAATATTATGTTACGTTTGAGGTCGAGAGCGGCGATCGGCTGGAATTTGCCGTCAGTGGCTTGGAATACGGCCAATGCGCGGAAGGGGACGAAGGGAAGCTGACGTTTCAAGGCCGCCGTTACCAAAGCTTTGAACGGGTGCGGAAAACGCAGCGGACGGAAGTGGAGGGGTTCCGGAAATACCGCAGTACGCTTTAG
- a CDS encoding phytoene desaturase family protein, whose protein sequence is MRIAIIGGGLAGLTAAAYLSGNEETAGTVFERSPQLGGRAFTYEKSGFTLNYGAHAVYGIDRHTLHHMEEELDLKFQSKQVDKRKVMYAKHGQLTAAPLDFVNIVKTEVLTPMEKVRFVSEVAAVIGNIHQLKHHRTLGDYLEHSHASADVKELWAHLVCSNFFITPEEARKVPGEVIAEYYHNLFLSQRPVSYILGSWATITGQLVDKIRGNENWEISVKEPVESIVMEDGKFVLRTKTRERLEYDQVVFAMPVQQVVKLLENSPWSASLEPYKDCTPTEVLVYDVGFSKVVARPFHYISDMDHKIFISDVSATDFTVAPVHGQLLQGIAYLNDDFADEEQKKQYLEQKNAQMEALFDTYYPNWRDFVEVKRVSKKAMVASVKNICTNKLLPNRLAGVPFYFCGDGCTGKGELAERAFSSARTVAQALLADNVRIKAYTH, encoded by the coding sequence ATGAGAATCGCGATTATTGGCGGCGGCTTGGCCGGGTTGACGGCGGCGGCATACTTATCGGGCAACGAGGAGACGGCAGGCACGGTGTTTGAACGGAGTCCGCAGCTTGGCGGCCGGGCATTTACTTATGAGAAATCGGGATTTACGCTGAATTACGGAGCGCATGCGGTATACGGAATCGACAGACACACGCTCCATCATATGGAAGAAGAGCTGGACCTTAAATTTCAAAGCAAGCAGGTCGATAAACGCAAAGTAATGTACGCCAAGCACGGGCAGTTGACCGCCGCCCCGCTCGATTTTGTCAACATCGTCAAGACGGAGGTTTTGACGCCGATGGAGAAGGTGCGATTCGTCAGCGAGGTCGCCGCGGTCATCGGCAACATCCACCAGTTGAAGCATCATCGTACGTTGGGCGACTATCTGGAGCATTCTCACGCCTCAGCTGATGTCAAAGAACTGTGGGCGCATCTGGTCTGCTCCAATTTCTTCATAACGCCGGAGGAAGCCAGGAAAGTGCCCGGTGAAGTCATCGCCGAATACTATCATAACCTGTTCCTTTCCCAGCGGCCGGTAAGCTATATTCTCGGCAGTTGGGCGACGATCACAGGCCAGTTGGTCGACAAGATCCGCGGCAACGAAAACTGGGAAATCTCCGTGAAGGAGCCGGTCGAGTCGATTGTCATGGAAGACGGAAAGTTTGTGCTGCGCACCAAAACGCGGGAGCGTTTAGAATACGATCAGGTTGTTTTTGCGATGCCGGTACAGCAGGTCGTCAAACTGCTGGAAAACTCGCCATGGTCCGCTTCGCTTGAGCCGTACAAAGATTGCACCCCTACCGAGGTGCTGGTGTATGACGTCGGCTTCTCAAAAGTCGTAGCCCGTCCATTCCATTACATTAGCGACATGGATCACAAAATATTCATCAGCGACGTTTCCGCGACCGACTTCACGGTTGCGCCGGTGCACGGCCAGCTGCTTCAGGGCATCGCCTACTTGAATGACGACTTTGCGGATGAGGAACAAAAGAAACAGTATCTGGAGCAAAAAAACGCGCAGATGGAGGCCTTGTTCGATACGTATTACCCGAATTGGCGGGATTTTGTCGAAGTCAAACGCGTTTCCAAAAAAGCGATGGTTGCCAGCGTCAAAAACATCTGCACAAACAAGCTGCTTCCCAACCGCTTGGCCGGCGTCCCGTTTTACTTCTGCGGCGACGGCTGCACAGGCAAAGGCGAACTCGCCGAACGCGCATTTTCCAGCGCGCGGACGGTAGCCCAGGCGCTTTTGGCGGATAACGTGCGAATCAAAGCTTATACCCATTAA